The Rissa tridactyla isolate bRisTri1 chromosome 1, bRisTri1.patW.cur.20221130, whole genome shotgun sequence DNA segment AACTTCTGTAAAGAGACCTTCAACCAGAATAAAAGAATCTTGTTCAGAGGCTTATACTAAGAATAAAGTGTATTATTAATGCTTAGGAGTGGCTCTGTTTGACTAAGAAAATGCCATTGGAAccaagtatttatgactaaacaCACTTGAATAGAAAACATGCAGAGAAAACTCTTGGTAGTTCATTCGTCAAAAGCTGGCTGAACTGTAGCCCTGTAATAATTCTGTACTGGATATCACAGGCAGAGAAGCTGGTGACCGCAAACTAACTTCCtcattccttctctttcctccaggAGTGGTTTGGATTAGGTAGTCTGCTGAAACTTCCAAGGCACATATTTTATTACCATGCTGCTGCAACCCATCTCCAGGTATTTCTTGCTTAGATCCCCACCAAACGcgttttttccccacttttgtcCATGAAATTATAAGTTTATTGATGCATTGACTTAGTTAAATGTTTCCTGGGTCCCCCTGCATGCGTGCACAAACGCACCCACACAAATGCATAGAGAGGAAAGCAACctatgcactgaaaaaaaaaggcaacctggCATTGCTGAACGTAATCCAACAACTCTCTAGTTCCTTGTCCCGAACAACAGATATTCTGTATCACCTAATATTAACAAACAAAAGACTTTTTTCCCACGCCATTATATATTTACATTAGCCTACTGTTCAAGCTTGGCGTGTTGGCTTCCTTAGACTATTTGATCCCAGATGCAGCTCTGTGCCAGAATTGCTGGAACAAAATGCGGTGGGTGGACaaacctgtcctgctgcattgcttctagccttttaaaaacagaaagcatttatCTGACTCATTACTGTAAATGTACTAACAGAGCATACCGGTGATGATTTTCTGACTGAAAGTGCCTGCATCTGCTCAAAAGGTGAACACGGGTGCAACGTGAGTGCGTATCATGACATATTTGTTGATACCAGCCAGGGGCAAATATCAAGTAGCTTATCTTTTAAAGAGAGAGATAAGGAAGAAGGGTTGTGAGATGCTTGCCAATAAACGTATGTTCATCACAACTGACGCTCCTGTGCATAGCAGTAACCACAGCGGGTAGGGCTGGTAATCGCAGCCCCGGACCAAAAACCAGGACGTCTGAGTTGTAGCCCTGACTCTTGACTTGTGCTGGGGCCTTTGACAAGCGATTTAGAGCGAAAGCAGGCTGCCTGCTCTTCCCAAGCGGCTGAAGGGGAGAGAGTTTTCACACATCTCCCCTTTCTCCAACTGCAaaatgagagcttttttttttttttttttgcttttctttgagaCCTACAAACAGGAAGGCCTACAAGTGAAAGAAAGAGGTGTTGTTGGGTGTTATTATGATGACACAGCCCATCTGGAAGGAAACGTGGAAAATTTGTATCCCTGCATTTCAGTAGGAGGCCACAAAATCCACTCCCCTcgaaaaaggaaaaattgaggAAGGATCTTAGAGAAATTGCTCTGAATATCTGCAGTGTCTGTTTTtgaaatacacacatatatttttaaagttttctatttataaatttttatatatatttgcatatacttgtgtgtgtgtgtatggaaaTACATGCATGAGATGTGCGGGCATATTAGACTTTTTATTTGGGCTATACAATGCAAAGTGAGCagtgccttttttcctctctctgggtAGGTTAATGTTTTCTTAAGTAGCTACGTATACACTTCTTTGTCTTCAAAAGATAGCATACTTACCTCAAAAAGGTGTCAAGACAAGTAACTGTATCCTGTGTGATGGCTAGCGTTACTGGGAATACGAGACTGTTCAATTTCACTGCCTTTTTAACAAGCCTAACCCGTAAGGCTGAACTCGGCTTCAATGGCAGGGTGCAACCCCTGCAGGTAATTGGGATGCAGCTGCAGTGAGAGCCTTTTGGCGTAGCCTGATGTGCTCACGAGCAGCAGCCTGGGTGCGCTCCGATGTATTAACCAGGAAAGCGTAGCAACGCAGCCCCGTTCCGATCCCTCACAACCAGTATCGTAACCCTATTAAGCCTTCACCCCATGGATCAAAGTTCTCCGCACAGCGCAAATCTTAAGGGGAAGTCAAAATCATAACTAAGCCGCTTTGTAGGAAACTGCTTCATCAAGTCACTGGATAATAGCCCGGCTTTTACAGTTCTCTTTGAAATCATTTCTGCGGGGAAATATTTCATGCGTAAAATCGGCAGTCGGAGATTGGTTGGAAGAAATGAGAACAGGGtggcagtaaaaataaaaagcaaagccaaTTTCACTGACATAATACGGTGTCTATTCCACAACACGTAAAATAATAAAGCTTGCCGTTAaaaaaaaactaaggaaaatatAATTAGTGCCCAAGAGCAGCTGAGGCAAACGGTAAAGGGGAAATGGGAGCTCATTCACACCACGCAATTTTTGGTGCTTAATTTCAGCGGCTAAATTATCCGGCATGCCTCTCTGGGGTTTCTCTCCAGTTGGGAAGAAGGAGAGGGTCCATCGGAGCTAAACTAACACCTCCCCCGGAGCAAGTTCTCTCTTCCTATTGTGGAGGGAGTCCGGCAAGGCTGTCAGCTCGCTTAGCCAGTCTTTTAGTCTTTTAAGTTGAGTGGTGTGAATAGTCTTCAAAATGCCTTTGGGTTTCCCTTTACCCAAAGATTGAGGGAATGCTCCTTTTCATTCTGAGCCACAGGAATTAAACAATAAGATCAAAATCGTGTAATCTCCTTGGGAATTCCTTTTAGCTGTATGGGATCTAAAATGCTGGTTTTCCCCTAAATTGCTGGGCAAATCAAGGCAGAGGCAAATCATACAACTGGCTTTCAATGCAAATGTTTTCCATGTCTGGTGCAGTGCCATTTGTTTGGGATCGGCTATGAAACAAATATCTTAATCGTCTTAAATACCTATGCACAAGTTTAAATGTCATTAAGCTGTTTCCTTATTGATCTTATGGTCTGTTTGGAGGAAGAATAAGAGGATCCAGGACCAAAGCAAACTTTATTATTCCCGTTTTTTTGGCCTTTCATAGTACCAAGTTATGGAAAGGATCATCCTATAAATTCGAATCACACTAGGGGTCTCCAAACGGGTAATATTTAGTGTATTACCTTCAGTAAAAACAGCATGActaaagatttttaattattccCTCTGCCTCAGCACGCTGTGGAACACATTATAACCAATAACCGTGTATTATGTGAAAACTGCCATCTTTATTCAGCAAACCAATCTTTTAAAGCACATGCATCCGTACTGCAGGAATGTGCAGGGAAAAACACCCTagatcttcatttaaaaaaaagggatgCAAATTTTAAATTTGCAGCTGCATTTCCCCTGTCAGAAAATGATCCCCTACAATTTCCTAATAGCAGCTAAAATGCCAAGAGGAAAATACTTGCCAACCTTTGGGTGTGCTTGTTCTCCAGTGACAGAGTCCGGATTTGCAGACTTGCAGACAGGGACTTTGGATacgaggggaaaaaagtttgtgGGTAGGGTTCAGCCTACAATGCGGTTTGTGTTGCGTGCAGGAGGTTTCTTGCAATATCAGTATCACAAACTGAAATTGCTTACAACTTCCCCTGCCTTTCCAACtttgatgttttggggtttttcccttgGACATCGTTTTAGCTGTGTATATCCCACATCTCGTTGTGGCCGTCACTCGGAGAGAAGAATGCTGGGTCTTTACTGTACCACTTACCGTACCGCCTTCGCTGTGGGAACTGTCATTGCAACAAAAGGTCTGAAGGATTGGAAAGGAAACATGCAGTCATTCTGCCCAGTTATGAAAATTGCTATGAATGCAAATTACCTCTAGCTTTATAGAAAGCATTTTCTGTTGAACACCAATAGTGCCTTCAGTAGTGAAAGGCGTATCAAGTTATTCGCATGGGAAAGCTGGTATAAGGGGAGGTCTTGATTTATTACGTTCAGTATCGCTTTTGGGTTTTAACCTTAAACTAAGAAAGAAATCCATGGAAATATGTTTGAAACTTTAAGTGACCTACTCACAACATGCTTGAGATTTGTTAAAAGATTTGCAAACCTTTTGATGAGTTTCATCTAGTTTCCAGATGTCATCATAGAAACAAATGTAATATTACCATTTGCTATAAAAACTTCCTGCAGCTCTATTAACAAGTTTCCCATGATGTAATTAGAAAGAAGGTGCACTGTTTTCTTTGGCATCCATGGATACAATGCTGTGCATACTTATACCGCTCTAAACTCAGGGCAACTCAGTTCATTTTAATGAAGTTATTTTGGATTTAGTTCATGTGGAATTTGGCTATACCTTTATCTATGGCTGGATATCTTCCCTGAGGGGCAAATACAACAGAAGTTGTACATTTTCTTTAGATTTCGTGGAGGAAGACACTATTCTCAATATCAAGGGGAGTTGCTACGATTCTGACCAAGGTAAATGCTGTAAAATCTTTTAGGTCCAGATTTGGGTAGGTTTTCAGATGTGTCCATAACTTGCTTGCATAAGCAAGTGCTGAAGTCAGGGCCTTCAAGCCTCTCCTCTACGCctcttatttctctctgtttGCTAATCTGTTATGAGAGGTTTTCATGGTTGAGCACTATTTTGGAGTCTGATGCCACATTTCTGTCATAAAACAATTATCTCCTTCTCATTTGAGCCTTCCAAATTCTCTGGTAGTAACGAGGTTGGTGCTAGTGCCAGTTTCTCTGTACCATTGCTGCAGGTGGATGACTTTGGACTGTGATACCAAACACAGGCACGTTCATTACTGTTtctcacaaaacacaaaaactgcTTTGGACTTGGAATTTGCATATCATTTCTCATCCAGAGAAGCCTGCACACAAATGTCCTTCCCATAAGGCATtgttgccttctttctttttctccatatgaataacaaacaagaagaaagggaACTAGAAGGGGggggaaattaaattttaatggaaacacatttcatcttttgttttctgcttgccATAAAACATTAACATAGTAAACAAATTGATCTTTGCTCTTAAATTCTTTAATAACATACAGTATTTTGAGTTTTGTCATGGCTAAGGTATGGTTAAACCACGTAGTCTTGCTGGTCGCATTCAAACCTCTATTGTCACAGTTCTTTGACAtcaaactacatttttaaaaaggaaagttgTGTGTAACCCACTTCTGTTCATCGACACCTTCCTTAAAAGGTTGCCCTATTTTGGGGATGTTTCAGTAAATTAGTGGTAATGGCGTTTTCTGACAAAAACTGCTTTTTCCTGGGACATAGTTCAAAGTCCATGCATTTCTGTGGTCAGCCCCTGCTTTGTGCCGTACAGTACCTTTCTGAATGCTGCACCCCCACACGAGCAAAGCTTTTATAGGATGCTCTGAAATGTTATATTCTAGACAGCTCATCCAATAGTCGGACTGTTACCATGGTGTTACTTACAATAGCTGACAGAGCTATTTGAAATAggagtatgaaaaaaaaaaaaaaagagaaagtgtcaCTTTGGTCCACTTTTCAGAGTGGTTGGTGTTATAATatataaccctttttttttctttcttaacgcAGTGTCGTTcacaataatttaaaatactctATAGACATTTAAACGATATACAATAATATAACTTAATTGGATTCCTCAATTGTACTTAACAAATACTATTCTAATATATTTACAGTATCTAGTACCATAAGACTGTGCATTACCGTGCTTGGGAGCTTTATTTGCTTCCTGTCAAGAATGTAGTGAAAGTACAGTATATCACTATTATTCAACAATACCCATGAATCAAAGGGACTTTAAATTACATGGAGCGACTCAAGCATTTCTGGGGGCCCCTGTTGACTTCTGTGGAGTTGCGCTCGTTCACGCCAAGGCTGAGTTTGAATTTCTAGCTGGTAGttagaaacaacagcagcaatgaaaaaaatatgagctCTTCGATTTTGGATCACTCTGTGGGAGACTCATCAAAGGGGTCTGATTTTCAGAGGGTAAGTGCTTGGGGTCAGAGAGGCAGGTCCTCGCGACTGTTCAAACGAAGGTCCCCAGGTGATTAGTTACTTTTGATAATACAGGTCCATAAATTACAGAGGTAATCCTGGCTCATTCACGTATCCAGCCATGAGAGCTGGCGGAGCAGTacctccaccagccccttgcCCCAGGAGCACTGTGTGGTGTGGGAAGTGCTCCATGTCTGGTGGGGAGGGCTCATGGCTGTGCAACCCCTCAAGAGaagtaataaaatgaaacaaaagctaGAAATGCAAATAAGCAGACGTTAGGaaatttttaatgcaagttttcGGAAAATCAGGTAGGGACCCTTGCTGCAAGCAAACATTTATGTGATTAAATGTGCGGTGTTAAAAGTGAGCATGTATCTTAGGGTTAAAATCACTGGATTTTACAGTAGAAAAATAtctgaggatttttaaaaaatctctcgTAGGGAAAAGGTGTGTGAATTAGACTTGTGTGCTGgtgtaaaaagtctttcttctttcttaacaTTCATGTATTTACCGGGGGGTACGTTATTGCCAACCTTAGAATAACGACGATGCATACTAACCCGAATTTTAGCTTTTTTATGCTCATGAAGCCACCACAGCTCACAGGTTGCAGCAGCCTAGAGCTCAGCTAACGTATTTTCATTAACTTCTCAGTTCATACTGAGAAGTTACATAAAACTATTGGTAATAGCAACTTTCAACCGTTAAAGGCAAAATGCAATGCTTGGAAGATCCTGCCAGTGCATCTGACGGCAAAGCAAAACCTTTGATATTTGTTGAAGCGTGTCTTTGTGTCCTAAAACTCCCTACGAGGAGCTGAGGGCAGGTGCTCCACACCTTAAGCCTGAGTCTAAAAAGAGTCATTCTTATTCAGGAGGCAAGTGGGAAAAGTCTTTATCAAGCATTTGTAACCACAGTTTCGCATGATCTTTTTGTTCAGTTCTGGTAATTGCTTAAGGCCTACAGTAATTGAACTCTCTAATAGTGGAGTGACAACAGATCAGTAGCATTGAAGAACTTAGGGAGAACCAAATACAAAAATCATAACGTCAGAGTTCCAATAAGTTTACATTTAGTACAGAATTAAGACATAGCTACCCGTTAGTGCTTAGAATTTTTTGATactattaaaaacataaataattatttttaatgttcattCAAAGAGTTCCAGTGTCACTGGCAGCTGATGTACTTTTGCgaactttattttttccaaactgatAGTGGAGTATTTCCGCCACAGATTTTGTCTCCCTACCAGTTGTTTTCTCTCTACCTGCTTTCTTAGAAATTTAGGGTTTTGCAGCCAGACTGCTGTGTTCTAGTCAGTGAAGGTTTcacttccttcaaaaaaaaaagtcttggtttGCACAGGgcttggtggttttgttgttgtaaaataagagaaagcgtctttttcttttaaatttcatgGGAGCTGCAATGCAATCAGCTTCTCTGATATGTATAACTTAAAACACTTACGAGGAGAACTCTGCAACACCCAgattgtagtttaaaaaaaaaaaaaaaaaagagagagagagagaaagtttcATGTGGTTGTCAACATCACCTTAATCCTGCTGCCCTTGTTTCCAAAGCAGTTACAACAGCCAGCCAGCCAAAATGCACCATCCTTAGAAGTGTAAGTAGTGGCGAGGGAGTGGTTGTCGTGGTGTTGGTTGGggtattttttccaaagaagatTAGATGTGCAAAATGATGCTGTCGTCGTTTGTTGTACTCCACTGTCTTCACTCGTGGTGATTTGTTCTGTTCATTTGCACGTGATGCCGTTATTTGCAGGTGAACACCTCTGTCCTCTCGCTACACGTGTTGCACTTCACAAAGCAGCACCAGTGGAATTTGCAATTACACTGCCACACCTTGGTGTACTGGTGCGTGTTGTACCCTCTTCCACAGCACATCATGTCACACCCATCCGCATTGGGAGAGGTGCGGTTGCAGAGTCGTCCCTGGGTACCGACGCTCCCCGTGGAAGCATCTTCCTCACAGTAGTTGGGTGACTTTTCGATATACACTAAATCCGTTTCCATGGGTTTCTGGTAACTCTTAATCTGCTTGATCTTCAGGAAGGTTGGCTGTCTTAGTCTACTGGCTCGTACCACCTCCACTTGCACTGCAGCGttgtatttctctttcaaaatatatCCAATCTCTCTGAATTTAGGCAGCGTGGTCCAGCAGGTCTTAGTTGTACAGGAACCTGAAACTCCGTGACACTTGCACTCCAATTTCATTCTCTCTTCGAGAACCTATGTGTACAGACATTTGCATATTGTTACTGCGGGAAAACGGTATTGCAAACTGGCCTAAATCTCAGTCTGTTTAGTTCATACGCACGTTCATTACTACTGGTTGAAATTTTTCAAAGGCATGCTTATAAATCTTCTCACCTGCCAGCGGAATGCTCAGAACATACTTTGTTTTACATGGCACCTGGTCAGTAGCGCAGTGTTTGCAATTTAATAGAAAAGATTTGCATTCTGTGTCCAAATATTGGAGAAGATTTACTGAAATTTCAGAAGACGTGTCTTTAGAGACAAAGTAATCCATGGGATTccagtgacttaaaaaaaataattcgaGCCATTGtcgttttgaaaacagaaaaaaaaaaagttttaaaaaaattttttaagaTTCAGCATATTTAAGCTTAATTGCCTCAAGTAACGTTcaaagaatgtttaaaaaatttTCACCGGCTTTAATATCACGGAACTATATGTACTGCGTGGCTGAATAGGCATTCATGTTCACTGCATAATTAAAAATTTTGCCGATACCGGCAGTGGCAATACCAGCATAACTCTTCACTATTTGGCTCACAGAGCATACGATCCCCTTTAGAAGCAGCACTCTGCAGCATCTAGCCCAAATATCAAGCAAACGTTCGTTCAGCCACATATACATTTTTTGCACCAAAGCAACGATTGCGCAACACTAGAGGATTATAAAACCCAGTGAAGGGTCCTGCTCAGCTGCCAGCCAGAGAGAAGTAAGAGTATTTATTATTGCTATTGCTAAAGGAGATTAATCTAGAGGAGGTTAATCCAGTGTCAGATGGTCCCTAGAAGGGACCCAAGCACTGGCGGGTGCTTGGGCTCACGCTCCACTCCCGACCTCCCGCCTCCGCTGCAGCCAAGATGCTCGACTGCTGGCACATCCCTCCTTCCCCGGACGCGGGGCTACGCCCGGGGGAACGGCAAGCAGATGCCCGTGTGCACGGCGGAGGGGAAACCGGTCTCACGGAAGCGCCTCTGTTTTTCTGCCCTCGTGCTACCACTTAAGCCTGACCACAATTACACCCACAGTCACCATTAGCTTAAGAAAATCAAGCCTTAAGAACAAAGCGAAGCGATCTTTCCCCTTCGCAATGGGATGCTAACAAAGAAATACGAGCTACCGAGCTTGTCCTAAAGCATTACTGATGCTGCAGACCATCTCCTGTAGTGGTTTCATTGCAGATCCCAGAACATGACTGAAATGGGCAAAGGATAAAAGGGCCGAAATCTGAGTACAATGGCATAATGAAGTAGAAGGGAAGTAAAAAATGCTTACTGCTTAAGAAACTGGccttaaaataaaagctgtaccGATCTGGTTATCCCTGCAAATAGAGGGCACCCTcctgagttgtttgagtttcaCTTAAattgtatgttttgttttttcccagatTTCTGGGGTTTCAATATTAAAGAGAATATTTGGTTTTGATTCTCCCTTGCCAACATACAGTAGCAAGTACAAGTTAGCTGAGCATCCTAGTCAAAAATACCTTAGACCTTCTggaaacacaggcttttcccAGGTCAAGGTCAAGTTAGCCTTTCAGAGGCAGAAAGGGTGATTTCCAGGAAGGTTTACTGGGTTAGGCAAGAAGCCCCTATAGCTGCAACTACTCtaaaaagaacagcagcaaggCTGTGATGAGCAGCTTCTGATGGACACTGGAACGGCCTCTGCTCTCCAACAAGCTGTATCACTTTCCTACCTTCCCTACGGAAAAAAGAGAAGCCAGAAAACTTGCcaccttctgctgcagcagcagcagcgtctcaGTGGCAGTGAGTAGAGGAATGCCGTGGGAAATATTCCAGGGCCTTTCAGGATTCCTCTGTCTCTACTTCGTGCCTGTGCAGAAGGATGGGATTTTTGAAAGACCCCCAAACAAGATTCAAATCCTATTCCACAAATCTGGGTTGAAATAATCTATTGGTATTTAGATGTGCATGTAGATATGTAGAAAAGTGCTAATAAATTTTGCTTGATATTGCTGAagtgtggggtgggtttttttaaaccacccTGTTTCTACATCTCTCAACAATGCATCAACATGCAGTTGCAGCCACAAGAACTGTAGCAAAATCCGTGACAAAAGGTGGCTGGAGACAACCTCCTCTATGCCTTCACCAAAGAGCACTACGATCCAAGGACTTCCAGGAAAGCGTTACCAAATGGGATGGGTCTGCCACACCTGATTGATTCGtgctcctttttctccctaaGTAGTAAACCTTGGCGAAGCGCAGGTTTGTGGTTTAATACGTGTTTTGTCAGGTTCTGCACGTGTTTGTGGTGCCggtttttcagtttgaaaaggCCACGTCAGTAACTTGCTCAGAGAGCGGGAGGGGGTGAAGCTTGTGAGGCACCTTTGCCTTGTGTGGGGGCTCGACACTCTGGACACCGTCCCAAGGATCCTCCGTCTCTCCGATGGACGTGGTTCCCTGATACAACTAAAAGTGTCGttattcctgaaaaaaaccaagaTGTCACCCATTCTGGTGTTCTAGGTGGTACctttgtatatgtatatttatatatggatGTGTGTGCCTATCTGTGTTTGCCTGGGTGTGTTTGCCTTTGGGTGAGACGCTGCCATTTAAATACAGCACTGCCTGACACCCTCTGTAGTGCAATCTCCAGCAACTTTATCTCAGGTCtcgatttctttttttgttgttgtcttcatGAAGGTCCAGTTTTTGTGAGTCATTTTGCTGTACAGAAATCTGACTTCACTGCTATACTTTTTCAGAGGTTCCCACTGTTTATGATCGTGGAAGAACTTGCAAATGAAAGCCACGCAGGCtcaaaaaagcagaagtttcGAAAAGTATTAATTCCTGATCCTGAAGCCAAcctcacaggtttttttatttttttggaggcTTCTCTCATGAATGTGGAATGCTTGGGGTTACAACACTGAGCACAGGCCCAATCATCAGGTAGTTAAATTCCTGAATGCTATAATTTGTGTGCCCACAGTCAGCTGTGGGTATAAAATTGTGCCCAAAAACTTGGAGGTCAGGGAATACAAGGCCCAAACTAAGCAGATTctaagcaagatttttttttttttttccttctttccacccAGATGCTGCGGAGCGTTCCTCTTTGCTGACAAGCCGGCACACTCCGGCTTTCCCAGAGGTATGTCTATCTGCGTGGTACATCTCGAGCAGCTTCCCACTTGCCAGCAAGGTGCCACTGGACCTGGCAAAGTTTACAGGATTTGACCCTGTTCGCCCAATGCTGTGAATGAAGAGCGACTCACGTTTTTCTTCCTAAGTGTCCCTCCAGCTCACTTTTCCTCGGCAAAATTCCCGTCAAAGCTTTGACCCTGAGCCTTAAAGGTACTTATTTACTCAGTCTAATACACTGTGCCAAGCTAGGTGCCTGATTAAAGATTGAAAATCATTAGCTCGTACGACCCACTCTCTCAGCAGTTTCATTTGTCATGTATGTCAGTGCCTCCTATCTAATCTTGAATGGTTTACAGCAAGATCTACCTCTGAGAGCAAATTCCCATCGTTGGACTGCGCTGCCTCAGACTAATCGTAGGAACATTCCTTAGGTCCCTTTTCCACATACAGGCCCACTCCCACCCCGGTATGGTCTTGCCAAGTAAAATCTTCTAACTACTGCTACTTTGTTAAATGAATTGTGAAATATAATGTTAAAGCTTTCTTATCCCACATATTTTTATACCTATATAAATCATACACTGAAAATGCAATTTGAGGGTTGTCCGTTGCCAGTTAAGTAGAAAAAGACTTGCgaagactgaaataaaacaaaatgatacgcatgaaaagaaattaatcttttcaagTTCCATATCTAGACCCAACTGCATAGCATCAGATACAGTTTCTGTACATATTAAAAATCCTATCTGgataaaatatgtaaaaacaaTAGTaacattttgtgtgtgtttgttttggcttgccttttctggtttgtgttttcCTTAGTGGAAATGCACA contains these protein-coding regions:
- the WNT7B gene encoding protein Wnt-7b isoform X2, with amino-acid sequence MGINECQYQFRYGRWNCSALGEKTVFGQELRVGSREAAFTYAITAAGVAHAVTAACSQGNLSNCGCDREKQGYYNQEEGWKWGGCSADIRYGIEFSRRFVDAREIKKNARRLMNLHNNEAGRKVLEERMKLECKCHGVSGSCTTKTCWTTLPKFREIGYILKEKYNAAVQVEVVRASRLRQPTFLKIKQIKSYQKPMETDLVYIEKSPNYCEEDASTGSVGTQGRLCNRTSPNADGCDMMCCGRGYNTHQYTKVWQCNCKFHWCCFVKCNTCSERTEVFTCK